A region of Salvia hispanica cultivar TCC Black 2014 unplaced genomic scaffold, UniMelb_Shisp_WGS_1.0 HiC_scaffold_1477, whole genome shotgun sequence DNA encodes the following proteins:
- the LOC125198448 gene encoding glutaredoxin-C9-like, with product MTHATQFASNMSIGQEFKNMQRQLSSSAAGAAECKSMVEESPVVVVARRGCCMSFVVRRLLQSVGANPDVCEVEERHVDELARHLGESGGGVLMQLPAVFVGGRWFGGIERVIATLIREELKPLLKQAGGLWL from the coding sequence ATGACGCATGCAACTCAATTTGCATCCAACATGTCAATAGGTCAAGAATTCAAGAATATGCAACGGCAgctctcctcctccgccgccggagCGGCCGAGTGCAAGAGCATGGTGGAGGAGAGCCCCGTGGTAGTGGTGGCACGACGAGGCTGCTGCATGAGCTTCGTTGTGAGGCGCCTGCTCCAGTCTGTCGGCGCCAATCCGGACGTGTGCGAGGTGGAGGAGAGGCACGTCGATGAGCTGGCTCGTCATTTGGGGGAGTCGGGTGGCGGGGTGCTGATGCAGTTGCCGGCCGTGTTCGTTGGGGGCCGGTGGTTTGGTGGGATCGAGCGGGTTATTGCCACGCTCATCAGGGAGGAGCTCAAGCCATTGCTCAAGCAAGCCGGAGGATTGTGGCTGTAA